The Pseudomonadota bacterium genome includes a region encoding these proteins:
- the rlmB gene encoding 23S rRNA (guanosine(2251)-2'-O)-methyltransferase RlmB, with the protein MGINAVQGLLDHAPGQLVRVWLRPGGKRLETLEARLADLGVAVEHADQQTLGRLAGKVRHQGVIAEFRPRAPIDEHALERYVESAGDQALLLVLDGVQDPHNLGACLRTAAAAGATAVVVPKDRAVSLTPAARRAAAGAAERIPLAVVTNLARTLRHLGGQGVWRLGLDAGVEEPLFETELSGSLALVLGGEEKGLRRLTREHCDRLVAIPMPGGMESLNVSVAAGIALFSAVARRMSACQ; encoded by the coding sequence ATGGGCATCAACGCCGTCCAGGGGCTGCTCGATCATGCACCCGGACAGCTGGTGCGCGTCTGGCTGCGACCTGGCGGCAAGCGCCTGGAGACGCTCGAGGCGCGGCTGGCCGATTTGGGCGTTGCCGTCGAGCACGCCGATCAGCAGACGCTCGGGCGTCTGGCCGGAAAGGTACGCCACCAGGGCGTGATCGCGGAGTTCCGGCCGCGTGCACCCATCGACGAGCATGCGCTTGAACGCTATGTCGAATCTGCCGGCGATCAAGCGCTTCTGCTGGTGCTCGATGGCGTTCAGGATCCGCACAACCTGGGGGCGTGCCTGCGCACCGCGGCGGCGGCCGGGGCGACGGCCGTGGTGGTGCCGAAAGACCGGGCCGTGAGCCTGACGCCGGCGGCAAGGCGTGCCGCGGCAGGCGCGGCCGAACGGATTCCGCTGGCGGTCGTGACCAACCTGGCGCGCACGCTTCGTCATCTGGGCGGGCAGGGCGTCTGGCGGCTTGGCCTGGATGCCGGGGTCGAAGAGCCCCTGTTTGAAACGGAGCTGTCCGGTTCACTGGCACTGGTGCTTGGCGGTGAGGAGAAGGGGTTGCGGCGACTGACCCGGGAACACTGCGACCGTCTTGTCGCCATACCGATGCCCGGAGGCATGGAAAGCCTCAATGTGTCCGTCGCCGCCGGAATCGCTCTGTTCTCGGCGGTTGCCAGGAGGATGTCCGCGTGCCAATAA
- the rnr gene encoding ribonuclease R, which translates to MTEKQTEVSRERVRELLREADRPVTRRQLSHVLGLDKAQSDLQLKPVLTAMLADGEIIRNRRAAYGLPDQMDLVRGRISAHPDGYGFVVPDEGGDDLFLSPKQMRQVFNGDRVLAAVTGVDRRGRKEGGIVEVLERVHTQIAGRLLIESGVATVVPDDPRLTQDILLTKADIDRASPGQIVVVRIDKPPTVHRSAVGEIIAVLGKADEPGIATDIAIYSHDLPAEFPAAVVRAAEACGSEVDPDLAARRRDLRDLPLVTIDGADARDFDDAVFAEARGSGYRLLVAIADVAEYVRPDSELDIEAQRRGTSVYFPDRVVPMLPEALSNGLCSLNPDVDRLCVVCEMNLDARGKVSSSRFYEAVMRSQARLTYDQVRRIMEAGDPGLIERFGHVLGSLQCLFEIYRLMFRRRERRGALDFDSRQAYFEFDREGRVANIRLQARHDAHRLIEECMIAANVEAARFVGPARLPMLYRVHEPPPADKLEGLEAFLRAHAIEVRWSQEPDPQQFAAIQRQAAGRADADLVNARLLRSLSLAVYQPDNKGHFGLALEHYSHFTSPIRRYPDLLLHRAIKHLCRGTDRSAFGYDRSRMEALGQHCSWTERRAEEASRDVDERLKCQFMQRHIGDVFPGIVTGVTSFGLFVELTDFAVSGLVHVTALPNDYYSFDPVSSSMTGKRRGLRYRLADHVRVEVIGVSLDERKIDFRLVERTEK; encoded by the coding sequence ATGACCGAAAAACAGACCGAAGTGTCCCGTGAGCGGGTCCGCGAACTGCTGCGGGAGGCCGACCGGCCGGTAACCCGAAGGCAGCTGTCTCATGTGCTGGGCCTGGACAAGGCGCAGTCTGATCTGCAGCTCAAGCCGGTGCTGACCGCCATGCTGGCCGATGGCGAAATCATTCGCAACCGACGCGCTGCCTACGGACTGCCCGACCAGATGGATCTGGTGCGCGGGCGGATCAGCGCCCATCCCGACGGCTATGGTTTCGTCGTTCCCGACGAAGGTGGCGATGATCTCTTCCTTTCGCCAAAACAGATGCGCCAGGTGTTCAACGGCGACCGGGTCCTGGCCGCCGTCACCGGAGTCGACCGGCGTGGCCGCAAGGAAGGCGGTATCGTTGAAGTGCTCGAGCGGGTTCATACACAGATTGCCGGCCGGCTGCTGATCGAAAGCGGTGTGGCCACGGTCGTGCCCGACGATCCGCGCCTGACCCAGGACATCCTGTTGACGAAAGCGGATATCGACCGGGCCTCCCCCGGCCAGATCGTCGTGGTCCGCATCGACAAGCCGCCGACCGTGCATCGTTCGGCGGTTGGGGAAATCATCGCGGTGCTTGGCAAGGCCGACGAGCCGGGTATTGCCACCGACATCGCCATCTACAGTCATGACCTGCCTGCCGAGTTTCCTGCTGCGGTTGTCCGGGCAGCCGAGGCTTGCGGCTCAGAGGTCGACCCGGATCTGGCCGCGCGGCGGCGGGATTTGCGCGATCTGCCATTGGTGACCATTGACGGCGCCGATGCCCGTGATTTCGATGACGCGGTATTTGCCGAGGCGCGCGGCTCGGGCTATCGACTGCTGGTGGCCATTGCCGATGTCGCCGAGTATGTCCGCCCGGACTCGGAGCTGGATATCGAAGCGCAAAGGCGTGGCACCTCGGTGTATTTTCCCGACCGCGTCGTACCCATGCTGCCTGAGGCGCTGTCCAACGGCCTGTGTTCACTCAATCCCGACGTGGATCGTCTGTGCGTGGTCTGCGAGATGAACCTGGACGCCAGGGGCAAGGTCAGCTCCAGCCGCTTTTACGAGGCCGTGATGCGCTCTCAGGCACGGCTGACCTACGACCAGGTCCGGCGCATCATGGAGGCCGGTGATCCCGGCCTGATCGAACGCTTCGGGCATGTACTGGGCAGTCTGCAGTGCTTGTTCGAGATCTATCGGCTGATGTTCCGGCGGCGCGAACGGCGCGGCGCACTCGACTTCGATTCGCGCCAGGCCTATTTTGAATTCGATCGCGAAGGGCGGGTGGCCAACATCCGGCTGCAGGCCCGCCATGACGCGCATCGGCTGATCGAGGAATGCATGATCGCCGCCAATGTGGAGGCGGCCCGGTTTGTCGGCCCTGCCCGGCTGCCGATGCTCTATCGGGTGCATGAGCCGCCACCGGCCGACAAGCTCGAGGGCCTTGAGGCGTTCTTGCGCGCCCACGCCATCGAGGTGCGCTGGTCGCAGGAGCCCGATCCGCAGCAGTTTGCCGCAATCCAGCGCCAGGCAGCCGGGCGCGCCGATGCCGATCTGGTCAATGCCCGCCTGCTGCGCAGCCTGAGTCTGGCCGTCTATCAGCCCGACAACAAGGGGCATTTCGGTCTGGCCCTGGAGCACTACAGTCATTTCACCTCGCCGATTCGCCGCTATCCGGACTTGCTGCTGCACCGCGCGATCAAGCATCTGTGCCGGGGCACCGATCGTTCCGCGTTCGGCTACGACCGCAGCCGCATGGAAGCGCTCGGCCAACACTGTTCATGGACTGAAAGGCGCGCAGAGGAGGCCTCGCGTGATGTCGACGAACGCCTCAAGTGCCAGTTCATGCAGCGCCATATTGGCGATGTCTTTCCCGGCATCGTGACCGGCGTAACCAGCTTTGGCCTGTTCGTCGAACTGACCGATTTTGCCGTCAGCGGGCTGGTGCATGTCACGGCGCTGCCGAACGATTACTACAGTTTCGACCCGGTCTCCTCGAGCATGACCGGCAAGCGGCGCGGCCTGCGCTACCGGCTGGCCGATCACGTGCGGGTCGAAGTTATTGGCGTATCGCTGGACGAGCGCAAGATCGACTTTCGCCTGGTCGAGCGCACGGAAAAATGA
- a CDS encoding LysM peptidoglycan-binding domain-containing protein yields MTDQRPHPSPLRSLTRTLRVAILLSLLTGGCAMIEQHDSATDEPGPVATAPRSESPPDPFAVIEEATRDLGLPESTRPKSEIQPSDLWSRVVERFAFAECPEGSRAGQWARWYGDRHDYMDRVFNRARPWLHDIVDELEHRGLPGELALLPIVESAYDPFAYSHGRAAGAWQFLSSTARDRGLEINGFYDGRRDVWASTRAALDYLTYLHDKFDDWNLALAAYNGGQGRVMRAIRRSGKDHPRWHELRLPRETLGYIPKLNGLACLFSDPERYHFRVPVWDDRPQIALVALSGPIDIVALSVAAELDIAQLVVLNPGLNGHITPPGGPHHLIVPASHAERIEAAIAELASDSPGEQLIAWRSVEVRPGDTLSHIAARHGTSVRQLREANGLQGDLLRVGQKLRIAADDTQPVDPAHADRYAELTRLHQRLLPTRRFQHRVRPGENLWVIARRYQVTVADLRRWNGLGNSTLIHPGKRLIVHMSQPGAGGHAGPTRYVVRRGDSLWTIARRHDVTVRDLVRWNAIDPDTVLKPGQELTIHADTSA; encoded by the coding sequence ATGACTGATCAGCGTCCCCATCCATCGCCCTTGCGTTCACTGACCCGAACCCTGCGCGTTGCCATCCTGCTGTCCTTGCTGACCGGTGGCTGCGCCATGATCGAGCAGCACGACTCGGCCACAGACGAGCCTGGCCCAGTTGCGACTGCGCCACGATCCGAATCGCCGCCCGATCCGTTCGCGGTCATCGAGGAAGCCACCCGCGACCTCGGACTGCCCGAGTCGACGCGCCCGAAAAGCGAGATCCAGCCTTCAGACCTGTGGTCGCGCGTCGTTGAGCGCTTTGCCTTTGCCGAGTGTCCTGAAGGCAGCCGCGCCGGGCAGTGGGCCCGCTGGTACGGTGACCGCCATGACTATATGGACCGGGTCTTCAATCGCGCCAGACCCTGGCTTCATGACATCGTTGATGAACTGGAACACCGCGGCCTGCCCGGCGAGCTTGCGCTGCTGCCGATTGTCGAGAGCGCCTACGATCCATTCGCCTATTCGCATGGACGTGCGGCCGGGGCCTGGCAATTTCTGAGTTCGACCGCGCGCGATCGGGGCCTGGAAATCAACGGCTTCTACGACGGTCGGCGCGATGTCTGGGCGTCAACCCGCGCCGCGCTAGACTATCTGACTTACCTGCACGACAAGTTCGACGACTGGAATCTGGCGCTGGCGGCCTACAATGGCGGCCAGGGCCGGGTCATGCGGGCCATTCGGCGCAGCGGCAAGGACCATCCGCGTTGGCACGAACTCAGGTTGCCGCGAGAGACACTGGGCTACATTCCCAAGCTCAACGGCCTGGCCTGCCTGTTCAGCGATCCGGAGCGCTATCACTTCCGGGTGCCGGTCTGGGACGACCGCCCGCAGATCGCGCTCGTTGCGCTGTCCGGGCCAATCGACATCGTGGCCCTGTCGGTCGCCGCCGAGCTCGACATTGCCCAGCTCGTGGTGCTCAATCCCGGACTGAACGGCCACATCACGCCTCCGGGCGGGCCACACCACCTCATTGTTCCAGCCAGCCACGCCGAACGCATCGAGGCCGCCATCGCGGAATTGGCCAGCGACAGTCCGGGCGAGCAGCTGATTGCCTGGCGGTCAGTCGAGGTCCGGCCGGGTGATACCCTGTCCCACATTGCCGCCCGCCACGGCACCAGCGTTCGACAGCTGCGTGAAGCCAACGGTCTGCAGGGTGACTTGCTGCGGGTCGGACAGAAGCTCCGAATTGCGGCCGATGACACCCAGCCCGTCGATCCGGCCCATGCCGACCGCTATGCCGAGCTGACGCGTCTGCACCAGCGCCTGCTGCCAACCCGGCGCTTTCAGCACCGGGTCCGGCCAGGCGAGAATCTCTGGGTGATTGCGCGCCGCTACCAGGTCACAGTAGCCGATCTGCGGCGCTGGAACGGCCTCGGCAACAGCACTCTGATTCATCCCGGCAAGCGCCTGATCGTGCACATGAGCCAGCCAGGCGCCGGCGGCCATGCCGGCCCCACGCGCTACGTCGTGCGCCGGGGTGACTCGCTGTGGACCATCGCACGGCGCCATGACGTCACTGTGCGCGACCTGGTGCGCTGGAACGCCATCGACCCGGATACGGTCCTCAAGCCAGGCCAGGAGCTGACGATTCATGCCGACACCAGTGCCTGA
- a CDS encoding M23 family metallopeptidase produces MALGLFLAALPAAADPVHIDGQAQQGGLMMGQAPGASEVRLDGEPVMVSDDGRFLFAFGRDSTQPAVVEVLLADGTRWQGEFTPEPREFDIQRIDGLPDHQVTPPPEVQERIREDNRLIGQARRRRDARSDWREGFIWPLIGPVTGVYGSQRILNGQPRNPHWGIDIAAPVGTPVRAPAPGLVTLAHPDMYYSGGTLFVDHGHGLVSAFLHLDSILVETGQRVDQGEIIGRVGATGRVTGPHLDWRMNLGSVRIDPALLLDWETNPHADAR; encoded by the coding sequence ATGGCACTCGGACTGTTTTTGGCTGCGTTGCCGGCAGCCGCCGATCCGGTGCATATCGATGGTCAGGCGCAGCAGGGTGGCCTGATGATGGGACAAGCGCCAGGGGCCAGCGAGGTGCGGCTTGACGGGGAGCCGGTGATGGTCTCCGACGACGGCCGATTTCTGTTTGCGTTCGGCCGCGACTCGACCCAGCCAGCAGTCGTCGAAGTGCTGCTGGCCGACGGCACGCGCTGGCAGGGCGAGTTTACCCCGGAGCCGCGGGAATTCGACATCCAGCGCATCGATGGCCTGCCCGACCATCAGGTCACGCCCCCGCCGGAGGTCCAGGAGAGAATTCGCGAAGACAACCGCCTGATTGGCCAGGCGCGGCGACGGCGGGATGCACGCAGCGACTGGCGCGAGGGGTTCATCTGGCCGCTGATCGGGCCGGTCACCGGGGTCTACGGAAGCCAGCGCATTCTCAACGGCCAGCCCCGGAATCCGCACTGGGGGATCGATATCGCCGCACCAGTCGGGACGCCGGTGCGTGCCCCGGCACCTGGCTTGGTTACCCTGGCGCACCCGGATATGTATTACTCCGGCGGCACGCTGTTCGTCGATCATGGCCACGGCCTGGTGTCGGCCTTCCTGCACCTCGACAGCATACTCGTGGAAACCGGCCAGCGCGTCGATCAGGGTGAGATCATCGGTCGGGTCGGAGCGACCGGGCGCGTGACGGGCCCGCACCTCGACTGGCGCATGAATCTGGGCAGCGTGCGAATCGACCCGGCGCTGCTGCTGGACTGGGAAACCAATCCTCATGCCGATGCACGCTGA
- a CDS encoding GTP cyclohydrolase I FolE2 translates to MPDIASHAETQVAGALDWVGMNQIELPVLLDGSDGRRMQTTANVSAFVDLGDPAKRGIHMSRLYLLLDRALAEHTVTPALLRHVLRDFLSSHEGLSASAMIRLDFDYMIRRPSLVSDNSGWKRYPISVIAGLEGRGFELELSFQVSYSSTCPCSAALARQLIQNQFRKDFGGHGQVDAAKVVEWLGSEQGIVATPHSQRSAADVRLQLAPTFEAFPFVEMIDAIENALKTPVQAAVKREDEQAFALLNGQNLMFCEDAARRVQFALESQDRVVDFWARCRHFESLHPHNAVAIITKGVDGGYKPIDGQPSGWRHG, encoded by the coding sequence ATGCCGGATATTGCCAGTCACGCCGAGACCCAGGTCGCCGGCGCCCTTGACTGGGTCGGGATGAATCAGATCGAGCTGCCGGTGCTGCTCGATGGCAGCGACGGGCGGCGAATGCAGACAACCGCCAATGTCAGCGCATTTGTCGACCTGGGCGATCCTGCCAAGCGCGGGATTCACATGTCCCGACTTTATCTGCTGCTGGACCGGGCGCTCGCCGAGCATACCGTCACTCCGGCACTGCTGCGCCACGTGCTGCGCGATTTCCTCTCCTCGCACGAGGGCCTGAGCGCAAGCGCCATGATTCGGCTGGATTTCGACTACATGATCCGGCGGCCCTCGCTGGTCAGTGACAACAGCGGCTGGAAGCGTTATCCGATCAGCGTCATCGCCGGGCTGGAAGGGCGGGGATTCGAGCTGGAGCTGTCGTTCCAGGTCAGCTACTCGAGCACCTGTCCATGCTCGGCGGCACTGGCTCGTCAACTGATTCAAAACCAGTTTCGGAAGGACTTCGGTGGGCACGGCCAGGTTGATGCCGCCAAGGTGGTTGAATGGCTGGGCAGCGAACAGGGCATCGTGGCCACGCCACACAGCCAGCGCAGCGCAGCCGACGTGCGGCTGCAGCTTGCCCCGACTTTCGAGGCGTTTCCATTCGTGGAGATGATCGACGCGATCGAGAACGCCCTCAAGACGCCGGTGCAGGCCGCCGTGAAGCGCGAGGACGAGCAGGCATTCGCCCTGCTTAATGGCCAAAACCTGATGTTCTGCGAGGACGCGGCACGCCGGGTTCAGTTCGCGCTGGAGTCGCAGGACCGCGTGGTGGACTTCTGGGCCCGCTGTCGCCATTTCGAAAGCCTGCATCCGCACAACGCCGTGGCCATCATCACAAAGGGCGTGGACGGCGGCTACAAGCCGATCGACGGCCAGCCCTCGGGCTGGCGCCACGGCTGA
- a CDS encoding MerR family transcriptional regulator — protein MLDPRSNQELPPIPAKRYFTIGEVSELCAVKPHVLRYWEQEFPQLKPVKRRGNRRYYQRHDVLMVRQIRGLLHEQGFTIMGARQRLEGETAQNDLSRSQQLVKQLRIELEEVLQVLRR, from the coding sequence ATGCTGGATCCGCGGAGTAATCAGGAGCTGCCGCCGATCCCGGCCAAACGCTATTTCACGATCGGGGAGGTCAGCGAACTGTGCGCGGTCAAGCCGCATGTGCTGCGCTATTGGGAGCAGGAGTTTCCGCAGCTCAAGCCGGTGAAGCGCCGCGGAAACCGCCGCTATTACCAGCGTCACGACGTATTGATGGTGCGCCAGATCCGCGGTTTGTTGCATGAGCAGGGGTTTACCATCATGGGTGCACGCCAGCGTCTCGAAGGCGAGACGGCCCAGAACGACCTGTCGCGCAGCCAGCAACTGGTCAAGCAGTTGCGCATTGAGCTCGAGGAAGTGCTTCAGGTTCTGCGGCGATAG
- a CDS encoding integration host factor subunit alpha produces MSLTKADLAVALFDEVGLNKREAKEFVDAWFETIRQALEDGEHVKLSGFGNFQLRDKSQRPGRNPKTGEEIPISARRVVTFRPGQKLRSRVEAYAGSAE; encoded by the coding sequence ATGTCACTGACCAAAGCGGATCTGGCTGTTGCACTGTTCGATGAAGTTGGTCTGAACAAGCGCGAGGCCAAGGAGTTTGTCGATGCCTGGTTCGAGACCATTCGCCAGGCACTGGAAGACGGTGAGCATGTCAAGCTGTCGGGGTTCGGTAATTTCCAATTGCGCGACAAAAGCCAGCGTCCCGGCCGTAACCCCAAGACGGGTGAGGAGATTCCGATTTCGGCACGTCGCGTGGTGACGTTCAGGCCGGGTCAGAAACTGCGTTCGCGAGTGGAGGCCTATGCTGGATCCGCGGAGTAA
- the pheT gene encoding phenylalanine--tRNA ligase subunit beta, with the protein MKISHRWLSEWVENDLDAQSLAEQFTLCGLEVDAVEPVAPALDGVVVGEIIAVEPHPDADRLRICRVVGDSQERTVVCGAPNARAGLKAPLATLGACLPGGLKIKPARLRGVASEGMLCSGPELGLAEDADGLMELPGDAPVGQALSEYLQLDDHVLEIDLTPNRADCLSVRGLARELGAITNRAVQAPSIEPVAATSGARLEIELEAPRDCPRYAGRVIEGIDPTAATPIWLVERLRRAGLRSLGPTVDVTNYVLLELGQPMHAFDLARLSERIRVRRAQSGDRIRLLDGQVIEPDEDMLLIADADKPVALAGIMGGLDTAVSDTTRDILLESAWFHPATISGRARRLGLATESAHRFERGVDPELQRLAVERATRLIVDIAGGRPGPVVEAIARAELPSRPKVALRIERLNRVLGSTLGEAEVIDILQRLEMEVSSSSGELSVVPPSARRDIEIEADLIEEVARIYGYDRLPVSPPGGRLHARVGSESRLPERRLRDQLIARGFQEIMTWSFVGRDELDRIGLAGAAQPLANPLSRDMAVLRTSLLPGLLATADTNFRRQHLGFRLFECGTCFERDDDRFRETWRIGLLMTGRIGNEHFSGRPRWLDFFDLKGEIEHLLALNQVTGQVSVAPADKSFLHPGQGAALLLDERPAGWFGQLHPKLQRDLEFDQPVFVAELDGAEISQVRLPEHRLAGRYPAVRRDIAVIVDDRYSAADVLAEVRRCAGALLENCVIFDQYRGKGVESGCRSLAIGLILRDVSRTLQDREVDSLVDEVVAALKARFNAKLRG; encoded by the coding sequence ATGAAGATCAGCCACCGCTGGCTTTCCGAGTGGGTCGAAAACGACCTTGATGCACAGTCACTTGCCGAGCAATTCACCTTGTGCGGTCTCGAGGTGGATGCGGTTGAGCCGGTTGCGCCGGCGCTTGACGGCGTCGTGGTCGGCGAGATCATTGCCGTTGAGCCCCATCCCGACGCCGATCGGCTGAGGATCTGCCGTGTTGTCGGCGACTCGCAAGAACGCACGGTCGTCTGTGGCGCGCCGAACGCGCGTGCCGGACTCAAGGCGCCTCTGGCCACGCTCGGTGCATGCTTGCCGGGAGGGCTGAAGATCAAGCCGGCCCGCCTGCGCGGGGTGGCCTCCGAAGGCATGCTGTGTTCCGGGCCCGAGCTCGGCCTTGCGGAGGACGCTGACGGGCTGATGGAATTGCCGGGCGATGCGCCGGTCGGCCAGGCACTGAGCGAGTATCTACAGCTTGACGATCACGTGCTCGAGATCGACCTGACGCCCAACCGGGCCGACTGTCTCTCCGTGCGCGGCCTGGCGCGTGAGCTTGGCGCCATCACCAACCGGGCGGTGCAAGCGCCCTCGATCGAGCCGGTCGCGGCCACATCCGGGGCCCGGCTTGAGATCGAGCTTGAAGCGCCCCGCGACTGCCCGCGTTACGCTGGACGGGTCATCGAAGGCATCGATCCGACGGCGGCGACGCCGATCTGGCTGGTCGAGCGTCTGCGTCGTGCCGGCCTGCGCAGCCTCGGGCCAACCGTCGATGTCACCAACTACGTGCTGCTCGAGCTGGGTCAGCCCATGCACGCGTTTGATCTGGCCAGGCTGAGCGAGCGAATCCGGGTCCGGCGCGCCCAGTCCGGCGACCGGATCCGTCTGCTCGACGGTCAGGTGATCGAGCCGGACGAAGACATGCTGCTGATCGCCGATGCCGACAAGCCCGTGGCGCTGGCTGGAATCATGGGCGGCCTGGACACGGCGGTCAGCGATACGACCCGCGATATTCTGCTCGAATCGGCCTGGTTCCATCCGGCCACCATCAGCGGCCGTGCCCGCCGGCTGGGTCTGGCGACCGAGTCGGCTCACCGCTTTGAGCGCGGTGTCGATCCGGAACTCCAGCGGCTGGCGGTTGAACGGGCCACCCGATTGATCGTCGATATTGCCGGCGGTCGTCCCGGTCCCGTGGTCGAGGCAATCGCACGGGCGGAGCTGCCCTCACGCCCGAAGGTTGCCCTGCGCATTGAGCGGCTAAACCGCGTTTTGGGTTCGACGCTCGGCGAAGCCGAAGTCATTGATATCCTCCAGCGCCTGGAGATGGAGGTGAGCTCCAGCAGCGGCGAGCTGAGCGTGGTTCCACCGTCGGCACGGCGCGATATCGAGATCGAAGCCGACCTGATCGAGGAGGTTGCGCGCATTTACGGCTACGACCGATTGCCGGTCTCGCCGCCGGGAGGCCGGCTGCACGCGCGAGTCGGCAGTGAGAGCCGGCTGCCCGAACGACGACTCCGCGATCAGCTGATCGCGCGCGGTTTCCAGGAGATCATGACCTGGAGCTTTGTTGGCCGGGACGAACTTGATCGGATAGGGCTGGCGGGCGCTGCCCAGCCGCTGGCCAACCCGCTCAGCCGCGACATGGCGGTGTTGCGCACCAGCCTGCTGCCGGGCCTGCTGGCGACGGCTGATACAAATTTTCGCCGACAACACCTCGGGTTCAGGCTGTTCGAATGCGGCACCTGCTTCGAGCGCGACGATGACCGTTTCCGAGAAACATGGCGTATCGGCTTGCTGATGACCGGCCGGATCGGAAATGAGCACTTTAGCGGCCGACCTCGGTGGCTGGATTTCTTCGATCTGAAAGGAGAAATCGAGCATCTTCTGGCACTCAATCAGGTCACCGGTCAGGTCAGTGTGGCGCCGGCCGACAAGTCTTTTCTGCATCCCGGGCAGGGTGCGGCACTCCTGCTGGACGAGCGGCCTGCCGGCTGGTTCGGGCAGCTGCATCCAAAGCTGCAGCGCGATTTGGAGTTCGACCAGCCGGTGTTTGTGGCCGAGCTCGACGGCGCGGAAATCAGCCAGGTCAGGCTGCCTGAACACCGTCTCGCTGGCCGCTATCCGGCGGTGCGGCGGGATATTGCGGTCATCGTCGATGATCGCTATTCGGCTGCCGACGTGCTGGCCGAAGTTCGTCGCTGTGCCGGCGCGCTACTTGAAAATTGCGTGATTTTCGATCAGTATCGGGGCAAGGGAGTCGAATCCGGATGCAGAAGTCTTGCTATTGGACTGATTCTGCGCGATGTTTCTCGCACTCTCCAGGACAGGGAAGTCGATTCGCTTGTTGACGAAGTCGTTGCGGCCCTGAAAGCCCGGTTCAATGCCAAGCTGAGAGGATAA
- the pheS gene encoding phenylalanine--tRNA ligase subunit alpha, translating into MESPASALLEQALNEVTAASDERTLDQVRVRYLGRKGALTARLKSLGQLPPEQRREAGQAVNRAKQEIEAAIAERSAALAREQLDVQLAEEAVDITLPGRHHEPGGAHPVSRALDRLLDIFSRFGFEVATGPEVEDDYHNFEALNFPAHHPARAMHDTFYLPDGRLLRTHTSPVQIRVMAERGAPVRIVAPGRVYRADSDQTHTPQFHQVEGLLVDRDVTFADLKGMLSDFVNAFFEDDLEMRLRPSYFPFTEPSAEVDVRWRNPDGTPGQWLEVLGCGMVHPNVLANCGVDPEQYTGYAWGLGVERFAMLRYRVDDLRLFFENDLRFLRQFR; encoded by the coding sequence ATGGAGAGTCCGGCATCGGCGCTGCTCGAGCAGGCGCTGAACGAGGTCACGGCGGCGTCCGACGAGCGAACCCTGGACCAGGTCCGGGTTCGCTACCTGGGCCGGAAGGGGGCGCTGACCGCCCGGCTGAAGTCGCTTGGGCAGCTGCCACCGGAGCAGCGGCGTGAGGCCGGCCAGGCCGTCAATCGGGCCAAGCAGGAGATCGAAGCGGCGATTGCCGAGCGCTCTGCGGCACTGGCGCGCGAGCAGCTGGATGTGCAGCTGGCCGAGGAGGCAGTCGACATCACGCTGCCGGGACGTCATCATGAGCCTGGTGGCGCCCATCCGGTCAGTCGGGCTCTGGATCGGCTGCTTGACATCTTTAGTCGTTTCGGGTTCGAGGTCGCCACCGGGCCGGAAGTCGAGGATGATTATCACAACTTCGAGGCGCTGAACTTCCCTGCGCATCACCCCGCTCGGGCCATGCACGATACCTTCTACCTGCCCGACGGGCGGCTGTTGCGCACGCACACCTCACCGGTTCAGATCCGGGTCATGGCCGAGCGCGGTGCTCCGGTGAGAATCGTCGCGCCGGGCCGGGTGTACAGGGCCGACTCCGACCAGACACATACGCCGCAGTTCCACCAGGTCGAGGGTCTGCTGGTCGACCGGGACGTCACTTTCGCGGATCTCAAGGGCATGCTCTCGGATTTCGTCAACGCGTTTTTCGAAGACGATCTGGAGATGCGCCTGCGACCGTCCTATTTTCCCTTTACCGAGCCATCGGCAGAGGTTGATGTACGCTGGCGCAACCCGGACGGCACGCCGGGCCAGTGGCTGGAGGTGCTCGGCTGCGGCATGGTGCATCCCAACGTCCTGGCCAACTGCGGGGTCGATCCGGAGCAATACACCGGCTACGCGTGGGGGCTGGGCGTGGAACGGTTCGCCATGTTGCGCTATCGGGTTGATGACTTGCGCCTGTTTTTCGAAAACGATCTGCGCTTTCTGCGCCAGTTCCGCTAG
- the rplT gene encoding 50S ribosomal protein L20 translates to MARVKRGVVARRRHRKVLSRAKGYYGARRKVYRVAKQAVIKAGQYSYRDRRQRKRDFRSLWITRINAAAREHGLSYSRFINGLKRAEVDIDRKVLADLAVNDKAAFRALAEKAQSSLS, encoded by the coding sequence ATGGCAAGAGTAAAAAGAGGCGTTGTCGCCCGTCGCCGTCACCGCAAGGTGCTCAGTCGTGCCAAGGGTTACTACGGTGCCCGGCGCAAGGTCTATCGCGTGGCCAAGCAGGCGGTCATCAAGGCCGGTCAGTACAGCTATCGCGATCGTCGCCAGCGCAAGCGTGACTTCCGCAGCCTGTGGATTACCCGCATCAACGCGGCCGCGCGCGAGCACGGGTTGTCCTACAGCCGGTTCATCAACGGACTGAAGCGGGCCGAGGTCGATATCGACCGCAAGGTCCTCGCCGATCTCGCGGTGAACGACAAGGCAGCGTTCCGGGCCCTGGCCGAGAAGGCCCAGTCCAGCCTGAGCTGA